One window from the genome of Chaetodon trifascialis isolate fChaTrf1 chromosome 20, fChaTrf1.hap1, whole genome shotgun sequence encodes:
- the sdad1 gene encoding protein SDA1 homolog, translating to MSGRQSNKLPNNLPQLQNLIKRDPQSYVEEFLQQYRHYQSNVQIFKLQPDKPNKDLAELVMFLAQVAHCYLQHLSTFPQELSELLLSYHTILEPDLRMTFCKALILLRNKDLIDPSGLLELFFELLRCHDKLLRKSLYTHIVTDIKNINAKHKNNKVNTTLQNFMYTMLRDSNPIAAKISLDVMVELYKRNIWNDAKTVNVVTTACFSKVTKILVTGLKFFLGRDEDEKNESDSESEAEGPSVRDLKVRYATGKKSTKNKKKLEKAMKVLKKHKKKRKAEIFNFSAIHLIHDPQDFSEKLFKQLEDSKERFEVKIMMMDLISRLVGIHELFLFNFYPFIQRFLQPHQREVTKILLCAAQASHQLVPPEIIEPVIMTIANNFVTDRNSGEVMTVGINAIKEVTARCPLAITEDLLQDLAQYKTHKDKNVMMSARALIQLFRSLNPQMLHKKDRGRPTEASAEAKIKDYGQLEAKDYIPGAEVLEVEEENKEGEEGEDGWESASISDDDEDEDEDGEWVDVHHSSDEDTAEVAEKLQSMPVEERKARAAAVSGSRLLTQDDFKKIRLAQMAKEIDAAPGKGQKRKAGDSDDERDGRGELLSLRNIEKLHKKPKADKETRLATAMAGRTDRKEFVKKRTRLNPHASTSNKEKRRTKNFMMMRHSQNVRTKGKRSFREKQVALRDALLKKRKQYK from the exons ATGTCCGGACGACAAAGCAACAAATTGCCGAACAACTTGCCACAACTGCAGAATCTTATTAAAAGAGACCCGCAGTCATACGTAGAAGAG TTTCTGCAGCAGTACCGACACTATCAGTCCAATGTGCAGATCTTCAAACTGCAGCCTGACAAGCCGAACAAGGACCTGGCGGAGCTTGTCATGTTTCTTGCTCAG GTTGCCCACTGTTACCTGCAGCACCTGTCCACCTTTCCACAAGAGCTGTCTGAGTTATTACTGAGTTACCACACAATCCTGGAGCCAGACCTGAGAATG ACCTTCTGCAAGGCGCTGATTCTTCTGAGGAATAAAGATCTGATCGACCCCTCTGGTCTCCTGGAGCTCTTTTTCGAGCTGCTGCGATGTCACGACAAACTTCTCAGAAAG tcactgtacacacacattgtaaCAGATATCAAAAACATCAATGcgaagcacaaaaacaacaaggtTAACACA accttACAGAACTTCATGTACACCATGCTGAGAGACAGTAATCCCATAGCGGCAAAGATCTCCTTAGATGTCATGGTGGAGCTTTACAAAAGAAACATAtg GAATGATGCCAAAACTGTTAATGTCGTTACAACAGCGTGCTTCTCCAAGGTGACAAAG ATCCTCGTTACAGGTCTTAAATTCTTTCTGGGCAGAGACGAGGATGAGAAAAATGAGAGTGATTCAGAGTCAGAG GCGGAGGGACCATCAGTCCGGGACCTGAAGGTGAGATACGCGACTGGCAAGAAATCCaccaaaaacaagaagaagctggaaaAGGCGATGAAAGTCCTGAAG aaacacaagaaaaagaggaaagcagaaaTCTTCAATTTCTCCGCCATTCACCTCATTCACGATCCTCAAG ATTTCTCAGAGAAGCTCTTTAAGCAGTTGGAAGACTCTAAAGAGCGCTTCGAGGTGAAGATCATGATGATGGATCTCATATCCAGACTGGTTGGAATCCACGAG ctcttcctcttcAATTTTTATCCCTTCATCCAGAGGTTTCTGCAGCCCCATCAAAGAG AGGTGACAAAGATCCTCCTGTGTGCTGCTCAGGCTTCCCATCAGCTCGTCCCACCAGAG ATCATCGAACCGGTGATCATGACCATCGCCAACAACTTTGTAACCGACAGAAACTCTGGGGAGGTCATGACTGTGGG TATCAACGCCATTAAGGAAGTGACGGCCCGCTGTCCCCTCGCCATCACGGAAGACTTGCTGCAGGACCTGGCTCAGTACAAAACCCACAAAGACAAGA ATGTGATGATGTCTGCCAGGGCGCTGATCCAGCTGTTCAGGAGTCTTAATCCACAGATGCTGCACAAGAAGGACAGG GGGAGACCCACAGAGGCGTCAGCAGAGGCCAAGATCAAAGACTACGGACAGCTCGAGGCTAAAGACTACATCCCCGGAGCGGAGGtcctggaggtggaggaggagaacaaagagggagaggagggcgaAG ATGGCTGGGAGAGTGCCAGCATTAGCGATGATGACGAGGACGAGGATGAGGACGGGGAGTGGGTGGATGTTCACCACTCGtctgatgaagacacagcagaAGTG gCCGAGAAGCTTCAGAGCATGCCGGTCGAGGAGAGGAAAGCCCGAGCGGCGGCGGTCAGTGGCAGCAGGCTCCTCACTCAAGACGACTTCAAGAAGATCCGCCTGGCTCAGATGGCCAAGGAGATCGACGCTGCACCGGGAAAGGGCCAGAAGAGGAAGGCTGGGGACAGTGACGACGAGCGCGACGGCAG AGGGGAGCTGCTGAGCTTGAGGAATATTGAGAAACTGCACAAGAAGccaaaagcagacaaagaaacGCGCCTGGCAACAGCGATG GCGGGACGGACCGACCGGAAGGAGTTTGTGAAGAAGCGGACCAGGCTGAACCCACACGCCAGCACCAGCAacaaggagaagaggaggacgaagaaCTTCATGATGATGAGACACAGTCAGAACGTCCGAACCAAAGGCAAACGCTCCTTCAGAGAGAAGCAG GTCGCTCTACGGGACGCGCTcctgaagaagaggaaacagtACAAGTAG